A single region of the Salarchaeum japonicum genome encodes:
- a CDS encoding DUF5788 family protein produces the protein MKPYERKQLLERVEREGATVGASIPEEIEVQGEPFALRSFVFEVKEAETGERERVQEAKKLLRRERLERLERLEEGDISVAEGEALVNAIVGLDRALNALESLGSKSVEQEMEVQERMDTKRWYSFLSEALGWDDDRGIRR, from the coding sequence ATGAAGCCGTACGAGCGCAAGCAACTCCTCGAACGCGTGGAGCGTGAGGGGGCGACAGTCGGGGCGTCCATTCCCGAGGAAATCGAGGTGCAGGGCGAGCCGTTCGCGTTGCGGTCGTTCGTGTTCGAGGTGAAGGAGGCGGAGACGGGCGAGCGCGAGCGCGTGCAGGAGGCGAAGAAGCTCCTGCGCCGGGAGCGCCTCGAACGCCTGGAACGCCTGGAGGAGGGCGACATCTCCGTGGCGGAGGGCGAGGCGTTGGTGAACGCCATCGTGGGACTGGACAGGGCGTTGAACGCGCTGGAGTCGCTCGGGTCGAAGAGCGTCGAACAGGAGATGGAGGTGCAGGAGCGCATGGACACGAAGCGCTGGTACTCCTTCCTCTCGGAGGCGCTGGGCTGGGACGACGACCGGGGGATTCGTCGATGA
- the polX gene encoding DNA polymerase/3'-5' exonuclease PolX: MSRNAEVAERLEEYADLLEAQDVGYKPTTYRRAASNVRDHPDAIEDLVADGQDAVEEIDGVGEAIASKIVEYVETGSIAELEDEREKLPVDMAALTRVEGVGPKTVGKLYDALGVQDLDDLQEAAENGEIREVEGFGAKTEENIRDHIAFARQAGERDLLGDGRPVADDIVAFLEGLSDVERAEAAGSTRRWRETIGDIDVLAASDAGEDVGEALTEWARADETIEVGPTKTSVRSDGLRVDLRVVTPSEFGAALQYFTGSKDHNITLRNHAIGQGKKVNEYGVFDISDIDDPDSGQRVGDLLASETEEGVYDALGCAWIPPELREDRGEVAAAANDDLPDLVTESGVRGDLHTHTDWSDGANTIEEMLAAAEERGYDYYAITDHGEGPGVFGDSGLSGSDLREQMDEIDGVRDDYDLTVLHGVEANVDADGNVVDVPDDVLAELDIVVASPHSGLGDDGGDRTDRLVAAVAHEHVDVLGHPSGRLINDRPAMEYDAERLGEAAAAAGTALEVNANYHRLDLPGSAVKTAIDAGATVVVNTDAHSPSELDQLAYGVHTARRGWAEPADVLNTWTTEDVLEFLE; this comes from the coding sequence ATGAGTCGGAACGCCGAGGTCGCCGAGCGACTGGAGGAGTACGCCGACCTCCTGGAGGCCCAGGACGTGGGGTACAAGCCGACGACGTACCGGCGCGCCGCCTCGAACGTCCGCGACCACCCGGACGCCATCGAAGACCTCGTCGCGGACGGCCAGGACGCCGTCGAGGAGATAGACGGCGTCGGGGAGGCCATCGCGTCGAAAATCGTGGAGTACGTCGAGACCGGGAGCATCGCGGAACTCGAAGACGAACGCGAGAAACTGCCCGTGGACATGGCGGCGCTCACGCGCGTCGAGGGCGTCGGCCCGAAGACCGTCGGGAAGCTCTACGACGCGCTCGGCGTCCAGGACTTGGACGACCTCCAGGAGGCGGCGGAGAACGGCGAGATTCGGGAGGTCGAGGGGTTCGGCGCGAAGACGGAGGAGAACATCCGCGACCACATCGCGTTCGCGCGGCAGGCGGGCGAACGCGACCTCCTCGGGGACGGCAGACCCGTCGCGGACGACATCGTCGCGTTCCTCGAAGGCCTCTCGGACGTGGAGCGCGCGGAGGCCGCGGGGTCGACGCGGCGGTGGCGCGAGACCATCGGGGACATCGACGTGCTCGCGGCGAGCGACGCCGGCGAGGACGTGGGGGAAGCGCTCACCGAGTGGGCGCGCGCGGACGAGACCATCGAGGTCGGGCCGACGAAGACCAGCGTGCGAAGCGACGGCCTGCGCGTCGACCTCCGAGTGGTGACGCCGAGCGAGTTCGGCGCGGCGCTCCAGTACTTCACGGGGTCGAAAGACCACAACATCACGCTCCGCAACCACGCCATCGGCCAGGGGAAGAAGGTGAACGAGTACGGCGTGTTCGACATCTCCGACATCGACGACCCGGATTCCGGCCAGCGCGTCGGCGACCTGCTCGCGAGCGAGACCGAGGAGGGCGTGTACGACGCGCTCGGCTGCGCGTGGATTCCGCCCGAACTGCGCGAAGACCGCGGCGAGGTCGCGGCGGCGGCGAACGACGACCTCCCCGACCTCGTCACGGAGAGCGGCGTTCGCGGCGACCTGCACACGCACACGGACTGGTCGGACGGCGCGAACACCATCGAGGAGATGCTGGCGGCGGCCGAGGAGCGCGGCTACGACTACTACGCGATAACCGACCACGGCGAGGGCCCGGGCGTGTTCGGGGACTCCGGGCTCTCCGGGAGCGACCTCCGCGAGCAGATGGACGAAATCGACGGCGTGCGCGACGACTACGACCTCACCGTCCTGCACGGCGTGGAGGCGAACGTGGACGCGGACGGGAACGTCGTGGACGTCCCGGACGACGTGCTCGCGGAACTGGACATCGTCGTCGCGAGCCCGCACTCCGGACTCGGGGACGACGGCGGCGACCGGACCGACCGCCTCGTCGCGGCCGTCGCGCACGAGCACGTGGACGTGCTCGGCCACCCGTCGGGCCGCCTCATCAACGACCGGCCCGCCATGGAGTATGACGCTGAGCGCCTCGGGGAGGCCGCCGCGGCCGCCGGCACCGCGCTGGAGGTGAACGCGAACTACCACCGCCTCGACCTCCCCGGAAGCGCCGTCAAAACCGCCATCGACGCGGGCGCGACCGTCGTGGTGAACACGGACGCGCACAGCCCGAGCGAACTCGACCAACTGGCGTACGGCGTCCACACCGCCCGCCGCGGCTGGGCCGAACCCGCTGACGTGCTGAACACGTGGACGACGGAGGACGTGCTGGAGTTCCTGGAATGA
- a CDS encoding DUF5615 family PIN-like protein yields MTPDDTRLMLDVMCGDLARLLRVCGYDAAYAPDRGLLEDPEIADAARRENRVLVTRDVDFADSYGESVLLDSVDTDEQLDELRDAGLELELTEGARCSRCNGELAETAERPEHAPDGVDTVWECADCEQYYWQGSHWRHVEERL; encoded by the coding sequence ATGACGCCCGACGACACCCGCCTGATGCTGGACGTGATGTGCGGCGACCTCGCGCGACTCCTCCGGGTGTGCGGGTACGACGCCGCGTACGCGCCCGACCGCGGCCTCCTCGAAGACCCAGAAATCGCGGACGCGGCGCGCCGCGAGAACCGCGTGCTCGTCACGCGGGACGTGGACTTCGCCGACTCGTACGGGGAGAGCGTGCTCCTCGACAGCGTGGACACCGACGAGCAACTGGACGAACTCCGCGACGCCGGCCTCGAACTCGAACTCACCGAGGGCGCGCGGTGCTCACGGTGCAACGGCGAACTCGCGGAAACCGCGGAACGCCCCGAGCACGCGCCCGACGGCGTGGACACGGTCTGGGAGTGCGCGGACTGCGAGCAGTACTACTGGCAGGGCAGTCACTGGCGGCACGTCGAGGAGCGCCTCTAG
- a CDS encoding DUF7139 domain-containing protein, with translation MTSLADAYERRAGDVSRRRVYAGTAVFAVGALMVVFGVIAGTTPLLLGENPSAADVLGTRELAGIFVGLGLPAVFTGIVTVLPANRFQRAAAVGGAVLAAVGVFLFASTYPENWYSSPGVPSTSVFLLVVVYSAGVMTTLWCLFTAVATFKTRNDPGGTVTMTITRDGETRTVEVPEDQLDSAREALSGGGSFGGVGVFGDMETPTDDHPTQTTDASPSGSASDGGATADLTSPLDDPQDKYCGSCEHFDYVRTDDGLKPYCGLHDEVMDDMEACAEWTPNN, from the coding sequence ATGACGAGTCTCGCGGACGCGTACGAGCGGCGAGCGGGTGACGTGAGCCGCCGTCGCGTGTACGCGGGAACGGCCGTGTTCGCGGTCGGCGCGCTCATGGTCGTCTTCGGCGTTATCGCCGGAACCACGCCGCTCCTCCTCGGCGAGAACCCCTCGGCGGCGGACGTGCTCGGCACGCGCGAACTCGCCGGTATCTTCGTCGGCCTCGGCCTGCCGGCGGTGTTCACGGGCATCGTCACCGTCCTGCCGGCGAATCGGTTCCAGCGCGCGGCGGCGGTCGGCGGCGCGGTGCTCGCCGCCGTCGGCGTGTTCCTGTTCGCCTCGACGTACCCCGAGAACTGGTATTCGAGTCCGGGCGTCCCGAGCACGTCGGTCTTCCTGCTCGTGGTCGTCTACTCGGCGGGCGTGATGACGACGCTCTGGTGTCTGTTCACGGCCGTCGCGACGTTCAAGACGCGGAACGACCCCGGCGGCACGGTGACGATGACCATCACGCGGGACGGCGAGACGCGGACGGTCGAGGTGCCCGAAGACCAACTCGACTCCGCGCGCGAAGCGCTCTCCGGCGGCGGGTCGTTCGGCGGCGTCGGCGTGTTCGGCGACATGGAGACGCCGACGGACGACCACCCGACGCAGACCACGGACGCGTCGCCGTCCGGGTCGGCGAGCGACGGCGGCGCGACCGCCGACCTCACGTCGCCGCTCGACGACCCCCAGGACAAGTACTGCGGGAGTTGCGAGCACTTCGATTACGTCCGCACGGACGACGGCCTCAAGCCCTACTGCGGCCTCCACGACGAGGTCATGGACGACATGGAGGCCTGCGCGGAGTGGACGCCGAACAACTAG
- a CDS encoding DUF5789 family protein, with the protein MADDEEDEGPAVELGEGEPVEGAPLARVSARLTWGVEKSEIVRREGDTTIRTPDGPRELASVLDEVDSTYFSSRNDFETAVRGVTGTGVVPTAEE; encoded by the coding sequence ATGGCTGACGACGAGGAAGACGAGGGACCCGCCGTCGAACTCGGCGAGGGCGAACCCGTCGAGGGCGCGCCGCTCGCCCGCGTGTCCGCGCGACTCACGTGGGGCGTCGAGAAGAGCGAAATCGTCCGCCGCGAGGGCGACACCACGATTCGGACGCCGGACGGCCCGCGCGAACTCGCGAGCGTCCTGGACGAGGTCGATTCGACGTACTTCTCCTCGCGCAACGACTTCGAGACCGCGGTTCGCGGCGTCACCGGGACGGGCGTCGTGCCGACCGCCGAAGAGTAG
- a CDS encoding DUF302 domain-containing protein, with protein MSLPIDPSRIDPEDIGEETATLHMEHAEAVEHVREAFSDAGFGFPAEFSPSDLLNEKVEADRDPYYVLGACNPAMADRALDASEKQIGGLFPCNVVVWQEEPGVQRVYHVSIMRIARLVGLAPDDDEWADIVADTGEYVADAMANLEAVDA; from the coding sequence ATGTCGCTTCCCATCGACCCGTCGCGCATCGACCCCGAGGACATCGGCGAGGAGACCGCGACCCTCCACATGGAACACGCGGAGGCCGTCGAACACGTCCGCGAGGCGTTCAGCGACGCCGGGTTCGGGTTCCCCGCGGAGTTCTCGCCGTCCGACCTGTTGAACGAGAAGGTCGAGGCCGACCGCGACCCCTACTACGTGCTCGGCGCGTGCAACCCCGCGATGGCCGACCGCGCGCTCGACGCGAGCGAGAAGCAAATCGGGGGGTTGTTCCCGTGTAACGTCGTCGTCTGGCAGGAGGAACCGGGCGTCCAGCGAGTGTACCACGTCTCCATCATGCGCATCGCGCGACTCGTCGGTCTCGCGCCGGACGACGACGAGTGGGCGGACATCGTCGCCGACACGGGCGAGTACGTCGCGGACGCGATGGCGAACCTGGAGGCCGTAGACGCCTAG
- a CDS encoding CPBP family intramembrane glutamic endopeptidase, with the protein MSTIEPETKWGLSPRARAVVLTYALAVLAFGVGVVFLTAIAVVYLSATGSDQISAVASLGMSLIALQGLAFPLVSLTYLHRRGLGLDFLQYELPSLRELGQTLLTFIGTIALIIVAGLVIQTLGLEAASNTAGETASANPEIVPFLILASFLLIGPGEELLFRGVIQGTLRKHFSAPAAILLASGAFAPLHITALIGDLQAGLVTIAVLFIPSLAFGYAYEKTDNLVVPALAHGLYNATLFGIMYLAVKYAPESTGLLGL; encoded by the coding sequence ATGAGCACCATCGAACCCGAAACGAAGTGGGGGTTGAGTCCGCGCGCTCGCGCGGTCGTCCTCACGTACGCCCTCGCCGTGCTCGCGTTCGGCGTCGGCGTCGTCTTCCTCACCGCCATCGCGGTCGTGTACCTCTCGGCCACCGGCTCCGACCAGATATCCGCCGTCGCGTCGCTCGGCATGAGCCTCATCGCGCTCCAGGGGCTCGCGTTCCCGCTCGTCTCGCTGACCTACCTCCACCGGCGCGGCCTCGGCCTCGACTTCCTGCAGTACGAGCTACCGTCCCTGCGCGAACTCGGGCAGACGCTCCTGACGTTCATCGGCACCATCGCGCTCATCATCGTCGCCGGCCTCGTCATCCAGACGCTCGGCCTCGAAGCCGCGTCGAACACCGCCGGCGAGACCGCGAGCGCGAACCCCGAAATCGTCCCCTTCCTGATTCTCGCGTCCTTCCTCCTCATCGGGCCCGGCGAGGAACTGCTGTTCCGCGGCGTCATCCAGGGCACGCTCCGAAAACACTTCTCCGCGCCCGCCGCCATCCTCCTCGCGAGCGGCGCGTTCGCCCCGCTCCACATCACCGCGCTCATCGGCGACCTCCAGGCCGGCCTCGTCACCATCGCCGTCCTGTTCATCCCGAGTCTCGCGTTCGGGTACGCCTACGAGAAGACCGACAACCTCGTCGTTCCCGCGCTCGCACACGGCCTCTACAACGCAACGCTGTTCGGCATCATGTACCTCGCTGTGAAGTACGCGCCGGAGTCGACGGGCCTCCTCGGTCTCTAG
- the nreA gene encoding DNA repair protein NreA, giving the protein MRLDEYIDDLSPDEEARKRQLAGEKSYEILDYVEGAKERFESVKSGDSLYGATAPSVFVGRSSYPNVSAGILSPVGDEEDAENFATSGNWYDRGLGVENVLQYRTGLLNSRRSADVNVNDVWDGFVGVQREVALADRPVNVELGLSDTPQFDPDAFANPAANAPTGPNATAESADLAENPHVPRAVEKTLEDDDWQAQGAMTYLYRRGLDVYDINRVLSVGGLGQGENRRLVPTRWSITAVDDTVGQFLRGQIRDERSIDTVEVHVNEYMGNRYWVVLAPGTWEFELVEMKSPGSIWNPDPQGDLWMASASEGYEGRTGYVEETAGAYYAARLGVLEHLRDRGRQAKALVLREVSDDYWAPVGVWQVRESVRNAFDPDAAYLDQPDDHGEAETFHDAVREITPHLPVSLNALRRKSTMISGIQADLSSFS; this is encoded by the coding sequence ATGCGTCTCGACGAGTACATCGACGACCTCTCGCCCGACGAGGAGGCCCGGAAGCGCCAGCTCGCGGGCGAGAAATCCTACGAAATCCTGGACTACGTCGAGGGCGCGAAGGAGCGCTTCGAGTCCGTGAAGTCCGGGGACTCGCTGTACGGCGCGACCGCCCCCTCCGTGTTCGTCGGACGCTCCTCGTACCCGAACGTCTCCGCGGGCATCCTCTCCCCCGTCGGCGACGAGGAGGACGCCGAGAACTTCGCGACGAGCGGGAACTGGTACGACCGCGGCCTCGGCGTCGAGAACGTCCTCCAGTACCGAACCGGATTACTGAACTCCCGTCGGTCGGCGGACGTGAACGTCAACGACGTCTGGGACGGGTTCGTCGGCGTGCAGCGCGAGGTCGCGCTCGCCGACCGGCCCGTGAACGTCGAACTCGGCCTCTCCGACACCCCCCAGTTCGACCCGGACGCGTTCGCCAACCCCGCCGCGAACGCCCCCACCGGCCCGAACGCCACCGCCGAATCCGCCGACCTCGCCGAGAACCCCCACGTCCCCCGCGCCGTCGAGAAAACGCTCGAAGACGACGACTGGCAGGCGCAGGGCGCGATGACCTACCTCTACCGCCGCGGCCTCGACGTGTACGACATCAACCGCGTGCTCTCCGTCGGCGGATTGGGGCAGGGCGAAAACCGCCGGCTCGTCCCCACGCGCTGGTCGATTACGGCCGTGGACGACACCGTCGGCCAGTTCCTCCGCGGCCAGATTCGGGACGAACGCAGCATCGACACCGTCGAAGTCCACGTCAACGAGTACATGGGGAACCGGTACTGGGTCGTGCTCGCGCCCGGCACCTGGGAGTTCGAACTCGTCGAGATGAAATCTCCGGGGAGCATCTGGAACCCCGACCCCCAGGGCGACCTCTGGATGGCGAGCGCGAGTGAGGGATACGAGGGCCGCACGGGCTACGTCGAGGAGACCGCGGGCGCGTACTACGCCGCCCGCCTCGGCGTCCTCGAACACCTCCGAGACAGGGGCCGGCAGGCGAAAGCCCTCGTCCTCCGCGAGGTCAGCGACGACTACTGGGCGCCCGTCGGCGTCTGGCAGGTTCGCGAGAGCGTGCGCAACGCCTTCGACCCCGACGCCGCCTACCTCGACCAGCCCGACGACCACGGCGAGGCCGAGACCTTCCACGACGCCGTCCGCGAAATCACGCCCCACCTCCCCGTCAGCCTGAACGCGCTCCGCCGGAAGTCCACGATGATTTCGGGCATCCAGGCCGACCTCTCCTCGTTCTCGTAG
- a CDS encoding DNA topoisomerase I — translation MELIITEKNNAARRIADILSDGGASTERDAGVNVYEWGGKRCVGLSGHVVGVDFPAEYSDWRDVEPAELVHADVTKTATKEDIVNVLQRLAERADDVVIATDYDREGELIGKEAYELVREVNEDAPIKRVRFSSITENEVKTAFADPDDLDFDLAAAGEARQTIDLVWGAALTRFLSLSARQTGGDFISVGRVQTPTLKLIVDKEREIEAFEPDDYWELFADLAKDDAEFEAQYFYLDDEGNEAERVWNEADAEAAFDVLRDAADAVVESVRRRTRTDDPPAPFNTTQYIRAASSLGYAAGRAMSIAEDLYTAGYITYPRTDNTVYPDDLDPAELLDTLSANPHFGDDAETLLDADDLTPTEGDEETTDHPPIHPTADMPDRGDLSEDEWEVYELVVRRFFATLADPAEWAHLRVVADCEGLQLKANGRRLLDEGYHAVYPYFGTDENHVPAVEEGDVLDVSDARIEAKQTQPPRRYGQSRLIETMEDMGIGTKATRHNTIEKLYDRGYIEDDPPKPTRLAMAVVEAAEEYADMLVSEEMTAELEADMAAIASGEKTYDEVTQESRDLLDRIFDSLGESREEVGTHLQESLKADKTLGPCPDCGETLLIRKSRQGSFFVGCDGYPDCEFTLPLPDTGEPVVLDSECDDHGLHEVKMLAGRNTFVHGCPLCRAEEADDADEPVLGPCPECGHEHDGELRIKTLRNGNRLVGCSRYPDCEYSLPLPRHGDIEITDESCDEHGLPKLVVHDEGDDPWELGCPICNFAEYQERQQNRGLEALDGVGAKTAEKLEAAGVSSVGDLADVEPEALADEVDGVSADRVREWQAKAD, via the coding sequence GTGGAACTCATCATCACCGAGAAGAACAACGCGGCCCGCCGCATCGCCGACATCCTGAGCGACGGCGGCGCGTCGACGGAGCGCGACGCCGGCGTGAACGTCTACGAGTGGGGCGGAAAGCGCTGCGTCGGCCTCTCGGGGCACGTCGTCGGCGTGGACTTCCCCGCCGAGTACTCGGACTGGCGGGACGTGGAACCCGCCGAGCTCGTGCACGCTGACGTGACGAAGACCGCGACGAAGGAGGACATCGTGAACGTCCTCCAGCGGCTCGCCGAGCGCGCGGACGACGTGGTCATCGCGACGGACTACGACCGCGAGGGCGAACTCATCGGAAAGGAAGCCTACGAGCTCGTCCGCGAGGTCAACGAGGACGCGCCCATCAAGCGCGTGCGCTTTTCCTCCATCACCGAGAACGAGGTGAAGACGGCGTTCGCCGACCCCGACGACCTCGACTTCGACCTCGCCGCCGCCGGCGAGGCACGCCAGACTATCGACCTTGTCTGGGGCGCGGCGCTCACGCGCTTCCTCTCGCTCTCCGCCCGCCAGACCGGCGGCGACTTCATCTCCGTCGGTCGGGTGCAGACGCCGACGCTGAAGCTCATCGTGGACAAGGAACGCGAAATCGAGGCGTTCGAGCCCGACGACTACTGGGAGCTGTTCGCCGACCTCGCGAAGGATGACGCGGAGTTCGAAGCCCAGTACTTCTACCTCGACGACGAGGGCAACGAGGCCGAGCGCGTCTGGAACGAGGCGGACGCCGAGGCGGCGTTCGACGTGCTCCGGGACGCCGCGGACGCCGTCGTGGAGTCTGTTCGCCGCCGCACGCGGACGGACGACCCGCCCGCGCCGTTCAACACCACCCAGTACATCCGCGCGGCGAGCAGTCTCGGGTACGCCGCGGGGCGCGCGATGAGCATCGCGGAAGACCTCTACACCGCGGGCTACATCACGTACCCTCGGACTGATAACACCGTCTACCCGGACGACCTCGACCCCGCGGAACTGCTGGACACGCTCTCCGCGAACCCCCACTTCGGGGACGACGCGGAGACGCTCCTCGACGCGGACGACCTCACGCCGACGGAGGGCGACGAGGAGACGACCGACCACCCGCCCATCCACCCGACCGCGGATATGCCCGATAGGGGCGACCTCTCGGAGGACGAGTGGGAGGTGTACGAACTCGTCGTGCGGCGCTTCTTCGCGACGCTCGCCGACCCCGCCGAGTGGGCGCACCTGCGCGTCGTCGCCGACTGCGAGGGCCTCCAATTGAAGGCGAACGGCCGCCGTCTCCTCGACGAGGGCTACCACGCCGTCTATCCCTACTTCGGGACGGACGAGAACCACGTGCCCGCCGTCGAGGAGGGCGACGTGTTGGACGTGAGCGACGCCCGCATCGAGGCGAAGCAGACCCAGCCGCCCCGCCGGTACGGGCAGAGCCGGCTCATCGAGACGATGGAGGACATGGGCATCGGGACGAAGGCGACCCGGCACAACACCATCGAGAAGCTCTACGACCGCGGGTACATCGAGGACGACCCGCCGAAACCCACGCGGCTCGCGATGGCGGTCGTCGAGGCCGCCGAGGAGTACGCGGACATGCTCGTCTCCGAGGAGATGACGGCCGAACTCGAAGCCGACATGGCCGCCATCGCGTCCGGCGAGAAGACGTACGACGAGGTCACCCAGGAGTCACGCGACCTCCTCGACCGCATCTTCGACTCGCTCGGCGAGTCCCGCGAGGAGGTCGGCACCCACCTCCAGGAGTCGCTGAAAGCGGACAAGACGCTCGGGCCGTGTCCCGACTGCGGGGAGACGCTCCTGATTCGGAAGAGCCGTCAGGGCTCCTTCTTCGTCGGGTGCGACGGCTACCCGGACTGCGAGTTCACGCTCCCCCTCCCGGACACGGGCGAACCCGTCGTTCTCGATTCGGAGTGCGACGACCACGGCCTGCACGAGGTGAAGATGCTCGCCGGCCGGAACACGTTCGTCCACGGCTGTCCGCTCTGCCGCGCCGAGGAGGCCGACGACGCCGACGAGCCCGTGCTCGGCCCGTGTCCCGAGTGCGGACACGAGCACGACGGCGAACTCCGCATCAAGACGCTCCGGAACGGGAACCGTCTCGTCGGATGTTCGCGGTATCCGGACTGCGAGTACTCGCTCCCACTCCCCCGGCACGGCGACATCGAAATCACGGACGAGTCCTGCGACGAGCACGGCCTCCCGAAGCTCGTCGTGCACGACGAGGGCGACGATCCCTGGGAGCTCGGGTGTCCCATCTGTAACTTCGCGGAGTACCAGGAACGCCAACAGAACCGCGGGCTGGAGGCGCTCGACGGCGTGGGCGCGAAGACCGCGGAGAAACTGGAAGCCGCCGGCGTCTCCTCCGTGGGCGACCTGGCGGACGTGGAGCCGGAGGCGCTCGCGGACGAGGTGGACGGCGTGTCCGCCGACCGCGTGCGCGAGTGGCAGGCGAAGGCCGACTAG
- a CDS encoding nitroreductase family protein, which translates to MQEVESERSLREEVAANRTPTRDVDPLFVNRWSGYAMTGEPVPERDYLPVFEAARWAPSSRNTQPWRFAYADRRDDEWETFVSLPNDWNRQWAENAAVLVVLFSETTDEEGRERSAHSFDAGAAWENLALEATRRGLVAHPMGGFDHDAAKEELGAPDDYDAEAMIAIGDPAPTDTLPEDLRGGDEPNGRKPLDEIVSRGGF; encoded by the coding sequence ATGCAGGAAGTGGAATCCGAGCGGTCGCTCCGCGAGGAGGTCGCGGCGAACCGCACGCCGACGCGCGACGTGGATCCGTTGTTCGTGAACCGCTGGTCCGGGTACGCGATGACCGGCGAGCCAGTACCCGAACGGGACTACCTGCCGGTGTTCGAGGCGGCGCGCTGGGCGCCGTCGTCGCGGAACACGCAGCCGTGGCGGTTCGCGTACGCCGACCGGCGGGACGACGAGTGGGAGACGTTCGTCTCGCTCCCGAACGACTGGAACCGTCAGTGGGCGGAGAACGCGGCCGTGCTCGTCGTATTGTTCTCGGAGACGACGGACGAGGAGGGCCGCGAGCGGTCCGCGCACTCGTTCGACGCGGGGGCGGCGTGGGAGAACCTCGCGCTCGAAGCGACCCGACGCGGCCTCGTCGCGCACCCGATGGGCGGGTTCGACCACGACGCCGCGAAGGAAGAACTCGGCGCGCCCGACGACTACGACGCGGAGGCGATGATAGCAATCGGCGACCCCGCCCCCACCGACACGCTCCCCGAAGACCTCCGGGGCGGCGACGAACCGAACGGCCGGAAACCCCTCGACGAAATCGTCTCCCGCGGCGGGTTCTAA
- a CDS encoding GNAT family N-acetyltransferase encodes MSDYSLREELPTPERFCELREVAGMAPRTVVDARRGLSNSLYGVTMVHEPSGETVGMARVVGDGATVFHVCDMAVHPDHQRRGLGSRLMDAVADYLDEHASETAYVNLLADVDGFYEQWGFERTAPETKGMYRP; translated from the coding sequence ATGAGCGACTACAGTCTCCGGGAGGAACTGCCGACGCCGGAGCGCTTCTGCGAACTCCGCGAGGTCGCCGGGATGGCTCCGCGAACCGTCGTGGACGCCCGCCGAGGCCTATCGAACAGCCTGTACGGCGTTACGATGGTGCACGAACCCAGCGGTGAGACGGTCGGGATGGCGCGCGTCGTGGGTGATGGAGCGACGGTGTTCCACGTCTGCGACATGGCCGTCCACCCCGACCACCAGCGCCGCGGCCTCGGGTCGCGGCTGATGGACGCCGTCGCCGACTACCTCGACGAGCACGCGTCGGAGACGGCGTACGTGAACCTCCTCGCGGACGTGGACGGCTTCTACGAACAGTGGGGATTCGAGCGCACCGCGCCCGAGACGAAGGGAATGTATCGGCCGTGA